One genomic region from Cyanobium usitatum str. Tous encodes:
- a CDS encoding sigma-70 family RNA polymerase sigma factor: protein MEGLSRMLADYGRFPVLPPRQQLHLSREVRLWLDWPGPEPVPAAIKRRGIRAKQRLIETNLRLVVTVAKKYKSLARNDETFQDLIQVGSIGLSRAVEKFDPARGYQFSTYAFWW from the coding sequence ATGGAAGGGCTCTCCAGAATGCTGGCGGACTACGGCCGGTTCCCTGTGCTGCCACCTCGGCAGCAGCTTCACCTTTCCCGTGAGGTGCGGTTATGGCTGGACTGGCCTGGGCCTGAGCCAGTCCCTGCTGCTATCAAACGCCGTGGCATTCGTGCCAAGCAACGGTTGATAGAAACCAACCTCCGGCTTGTTGTCACTGTTGCCAAGAAATACAAGTCCTTGGCGAGAAACGATGAGACCTTCCAGGATTTAATTCAGGTGGGCTCCATCGGATTAAGCCGGGCGGTTGAGAAGTTTGACCCAGCCCGTGGCTATCAATTTTCGACCTATGCGTTTTGGTGGTAG
- a CDS encoding ArdC family protein, whose protein sequence is MTATATKPRTTGKTTTRKARKTYDGPTAEELLVADLIALMESSELPPWRREWAGQQGEHRNLDTGKPYRGANPILLELGSMLRGHTLPLWIGGAQAKAHGWWPRKGCKSVRIVRPQLNRYEDEAQNIQTGQAETVTRQWVSFKPVAVFNAVDLVGTDEAAEEALQARIREAIGQPLQLEPQARLEAAEAVLEAWPVPTTWGGAMACYSPDLDQIRMPAAEVFTTREAMAATWAHEQAHSTGHSSRLDRNMRGGMGSKLYAQEELVAELAAVLIAYRLQIGCQLENHAAYLKNWAELLKEEPKTLFKVLSDARKAADLIAPEENQGEEVEA, encoded by the coding sequence ATGACCGCAACCGCAACTAAGCCCCGGACCACGGGCAAGACCACCACCCGCAAGGCCCGCAAGACCTACGACGGCCCCACAGCCGAGGAGCTGCTGGTGGCTGATCTCATCGCCCTGATGGAGTCCAGCGAACTGCCGCCATGGCGCAGGGAATGGGCTGGCCAGCAGGGCGAGCACCGCAACCTCGACACCGGCAAGCCTTACCGGGGAGCCAATCCGATCCTTTTGGAGCTGGGCTCCATGCTTCGCGGCCACACCCTTCCGCTCTGGATCGGTGGAGCACAAGCCAAGGCCCATGGATGGTGGCCGCGCAAAGGCTGCAAGTCCGTCCGCATCGTTCGGCCCCAGCTCAACCGCTACGAGGATGAAGCCCAGAACATCCAAACCGGCCAGGCCGAGACCGTCACCCGCCAATGGGTGAGCTTTAAGCCGGTAGCCGTGTTCAATGCCGTCGATCTGGTGGGCACTGACGAAGCTGCCGAGGAAGCCCTCCAGGCCCGCATTAGAGAAGCCATCGGCCAGCCCCTACAGCTGGAGCCCCAGGCCCGTCTGGAGGCTGCTGAAGCCGTGCTGGAAGCCTGGCCAGTGCCAACCACCTGGGGCGGCGCCATGGCCTGCTACAGCCCCGATCTGGATCAGATCAGGATGCCAGCGGCTGAGGTCTTCACCACCCGCGAAGCCATGGCCGCAACCTGGGCCCACGAGCAGGCCCACAGCACCGGCCACAGCAGCAGGCTCGACCGAAACATGCGCGGCGGAATGGGCTCCAAGCTCTACGCACAGGAGGAGCTGGTGGCCGAGCTGGCAGCAGTGCTGATCGCCTACAGGCTGCAGATCGGCTGCCAGCTGGAGAACCATGCCGCATATCTCAAGAACTGGGCCGAGCTGCTGAAGGAGGAGCCCAAAACCCTGTTCAAGGTGCTCAGCGATGCCCGCAAGGCGGCGGACCTGATCGCTCCAGAGGAGAACCAGGGCGAGGAGGTGGAGGCATGA
- a CDS encoding type I restriction-modification system subunit M, giving the protein MAAEQNLSSFIWAVADLLRGDYKRSDFGKVILPFTVLRRLDCVLEPTKAEVLAEKELREAAGLNPEPFLLKKAGLLFYNTSPLDMKRLMGDQDHIGENLRAYMQAFSPAVRDIFESFEFHTQIDKLAKAGLLYLVTERFAGIDLHPEVVSNAQMGTVFEELIRKFAEESNETAGDHFTPREVIRLMVNLLFIEDDDALTQPGIVRSLYDPTAGTGGMLSVAEEHLVSHNPSARLVLSGQELNAESYAICKADMLIKGQDIGNIIFGNTLNDDGLQEKQFDYMLSNPPFGVDWKKIEKEVRKEADLMGFEGRFGPGLPRVSDGSLLFLLHLISKMRPAVDGGSRIGIVLNGSPLFTGGAGSGESEIRRYLLENDLVEAIVALPTDMFYNTGISTYVWILSNRKPAERKGKVQLIDASSYWQKMRKSLGSKRKELSPEHIEEITKLFGAFEEAEKDGKPISKIFRNEDFGYQTITVERPLRDEAGNVLQGQRGKGKGQPQADTSLRDTENVPLSEDVETYFEREVLPHVPDAWIDHSKTKKGYEIPFNRHFYVFTPPRPLDEIDAELKQVTDRILEMIGGLSA; this is encoded by the coding sequence TTGGCCGCCGAGCAGAACCTCTCCTCCTTCATCTGGGCCGTCGCGGACCTGCTGCGCGGCGACTACAAGCGGAGCGATTTCGGCAAGGTGATCCTGCCGTTCACGGTGCTGCGGCGGCTGGACTGCGTACTTGAGCCCACTAAGGCCGAGGTGCTCGCTGAGAAGGAGCTGCGGGAGGCTGCCGGCCTGAACCCTGAGCCGTTCCTGCTAAAGAAGGCTGGGCTGCTTTTTTACAACACCTCACCGCTCGACATGAAGCGGCTGATGGGGGACCAGGACCACATTGGCGAGAACCTGCGGGCCTACATGCAGGCGTTCTCCCCGGCGGTGCGGGACATCTTTGAGAGCTTCGAGTTCCACACCCAGATCGACAAACTCGCCAAGGCCGGGCTGCTCTACCTAGTCACCGAGCGCTTCGCGGGGATCGACCTGCACCCGGAGGTGGTGAGCAACGCCCAGATGGGCACGGTGTTCGAGGAGCTGATCCGCAAGTTCGCAGAGGAATCGAACGAGACCGCCGGGGACCATTTCACGCCTAGGGAGGTGATCCGGCTGATGGTGAACCTGCTGTTCATTGAAGACGACGACGCCCTCACCCAGCCGGGAATTGTTCGCAGCCTGTATGACCCCACCGCAGGCACCGGCGGGATGCTGAGCGTTGCTGAAGAACACCTAGTCAGTCACAATCCGTCAGCTCGCCTGGTCTTGAGCGGCCAAGAGCTGAATGCGGAGTCCTACGCGATCTGCAAAGCCGACATGCTGATCAAGGGTCAGGACATCGGCAACATCATCTTTGGGAACACGCTCAACGACGACGGCCTGCAAGAGAAGCAGTTCGACTACATGCTCTCCAACCCTCCGTTCGGGGTGGACTGGAAAAAGATCGAGAAGGAAGTCCGCAAGGAAGCCGACCTGATGGGCTTTGAGGGTCGCTTCGGGCCGGGCCTGCCCAGGGTGAGCGATGGCTCGCTGCTGTTCCTGCTGCACCTGATCTCGAAGATGCGCCCTGCCGTGGATGGCGGCAGCCGTATCGGGATCGTGCTCAACGGATCACCGCTGTTTACCGGTGGGGCTGGATCCGGTGAGAGCGAGATTCGCCGCTACTTGCTGGAGAACGACCTGGTGGAGGCGATTGTGGCCCTTCCCACTGACATGTTTTACAACACAGGGATCAGCACCTATGTCTGGATCCTGAGCAACCGCAAGCCAGCGGAAAGAAAGGGCAAGGTGCAGTTGATTGATGCCAGCAGCTACTGGCAGAAGATGCGCAAGAGCCTGGGCAGCAAGCGCAAGGAGCTTTCGCCTGAGCACATTGAGGAGATTACGAAGCTGTTCGGGGCCTTCGAGGAGGCAGAGAAGGACGGCAAGCCAATCAGCAAAATCTTCCGCAACGAGGACTTCGGGTACCAGACAATCACTGTCGAAAGGCCACTGAGGGACGAGGCAGGGAACGTGCTTCAGGGGCAGCGGGGCAAAGGGAAAGGTCAGCCTCAGGCCGATACCAGCCTGAGAGACACGGAGAACGTGCCACTGTCAGAGGACGTGGAGACCTACTTCGAGCGAGAGGTACTGCCGCACGTACCTGACGCCTGGATTGACCACAGCAAGACCAAGAAGGGATACGAGATTCCCTTCAACAGGCACTTCTACGTGTTCACGCCGCCTAGGCCACTGGATGAGATAGATGCGGAGCTGAAGCAGGTGACAGACAGGATCCTGGAAATGATTGGGGGGCTGTCGGCGTGA
- a CDS encoding GIY-YIG nuclease family protein translates to MSSTPKTIQIFLPGGDPRGVRIAEITTRIVQVIEVPRTLLTDFLAMEQSSQVGVYVLVGEEAGDDDRRVYVGQSGDLRARLAQHHQKKDFWQRALVLISRTNSLTQTHALFLEWYVLKQLRQAGRFSDENGNAGSRPHTPPPLEADCMEIFETGSTLFSTLGYPLFDPLVAVTEAENPAEHFFCHSPGTGVDGKGLYTAEGFVVLAGSLGRLANAPSIGEANERWRQQLIEANVMRPEGEAKVVFNKDHLFSSPSASAMALLGRRANGWIEWKNADGVTLDELKRSNLGEDA, encoded by the coding sequence ATGAGCAGCACCCCCAAGACGATCCAGATCTTCCTCCCCGGAGGCGACCCCAGGGGCGTCCGCATCGCCGAGATCACCACCCGCATTGTTCAGGTGATCGAGGTGCCCCGCACTCTGCTGACTGACTTTCTGGCGATGGAACAGAGCAGCCAGGTTGGGGTCTATGTGCTGGTGGGGGAAGAGGCTGGTGATGACGACCGGCGGGTCTATGTGGGCCAGTCCGGTGATCTGCGGGCTCGCCTGGCCCAGCACCACCAGAAGAAGGACTTCTGGCAGCGGGCCCTGGTGCTGATCTCCCGCACCAACAGCCTCACTCAGACCCATGCCCTCTTTCTTGAGTGGTATGTCCTGAAGCAACTCCGTCAGGCCGGTCGCTTCAGCGATGAAAACGGCAACGCTGGTTCCCGGCCCCATACGCCCCCACCTCTGGAGGCCGACTGCATGGAGATCTTTGAAACCGGCAGCACGCTGTTCTCAACCCTCGGCTATCCGCTGTTCGATCCGCTGGTAGCCGTCACCGAAGCAGAGAACCCTGCAGAGCATTTCTTTTGCCACAGCCCAGGGACAGGGGTGGATGGCAAGGGGCTTTACACCGCCGAAGGCTTTGTGGTGCTCGCTGGTTCCTTAGGCCGCCTCGCAAACGCCCCATCCATCGGTGAGGCAAACGAACGCTGGCGCCAGCAACTGATAGAAGCCAACGTGATGCGGCCCGAGGGGGAGGCCAAGGTGGTGTTTAACAAAGACCACCTGTTCTCTTCTCCCAGCGCTTCTGCGATGGCGTTACTAGGCCGCCGCGCCAATGGCTGGATCGAGTGGAAGAACGCGGACGGGGTGACGCTCGATGAGCTCAAGCGCTCCAATTTGGGTGAGGACGCATGA
- a CDS encoding DUF4268 domain-containing protein, with the protein MTSSIGKLQRVPLRDVWKHEAYDFTQWLQQNIDILNDALDLNLITADREQPAGSFSIDLVAEDEDGTTYVIENQLEKSDHDHLGKLITYLTARTARGGIWIVSNPRPEHVAAMSWLNESANADFYLVKVEAVRIGDSPAAPLLTLIVGPSVEAKQTGRAKQELSERHEIRKRWWAALVALPGAKLHAHITPGCGAWLGTASGTPGLTYWYGVTKMGCSVELYFDKGKGAEQETKAIFDQLQQSQAQIDAAILHPVSWQRLDERRACRIRITLPGGFASPEEEWPDIQTQLVEAMNQLEKALRPALLQLKQGS; encoded by the coding sequence ATGACCTCTTCCATCGGCAAGCTCCAGCGTGTTCCCCTCCGAGATGTCTGGAAGCATGAGGCGTATGACTTCACCCAGTGGTTGCAGCAGAACATCGACATCCTCAACGACGCCCTTGATCTGAATCTGATCACTGCGGATCGAGAGCAGCCAGCAGGTTCGTTCAGCATTGATCTCGTTGCCGAGGACGAGGATGGCACTACCTATGTCATCGAGAATCAGCTCGAAAAGAGTGATCACGATCACCTCGGCAAGCTCATTACCTACCTGACGGCTAGGACGGCACGCGGTGGGATCTGGATCGTTTCGAATCCTCGGCCTGAGCATGTCGCTGCCATGTCCTGGCTCAACGAGTCGGCTAATGCGGACTTCTATCTAGTGAAGGTCGAGGCGGTCAGGATCGGGGACTCTCCAGCCGCGCCACTCCTCACCCTGATCGTCGGACCATCAGTTGAGGCCAAGCAGACCGGACGGGCCAAGCAGGAGCTTTCCGAGCGGCATGAGATCCGCAAGCGATGGTGGGCGGCTCTGGTAGCTCTGCCAGGGGCCAAGCTCCATGCCCACATCACACCTGGCTGCGGCGCTTGGTTGGGTACAGCCTCAGGTACCCCAGGTCTGACTTACTGGTATGGAGTGACCAAAATGGGTTGCTCTGTTGAGCTCTACTTCGACAAAGGGAAGGGTGCTGAGCAGGAGACCAAGGCCATCTTCGATCAACTCCAGCAATCGCAGGCCCAGATCGATGCAGCAATCCTTCATCCGGTCAGCTGGCAGCGGCTCGACGAACGACGCGCTTGCCGGATCAGGATCACTCTTCCTGGTGGTTTTGCCTCGCCTGAAGAGGAGTGGCCTGATATTCAGACCCAGCTCGTGGAAGCAATGAACCAGCTGGAGAAGGCCCTAAGGCCAGCTCTCTTGCAACTGAAACAAGGGAGCTGA
- a CDS encoding recombinase family protein — MARIGLARCSTDQQDAARQVQALEAAGCNPVHIEHASGKTLEREVLQQVLADLQPGDTLVIHELDRLGRSMIQMLQCVEHLMERGVHLVTLDGKLNTETTDPSIVKLIVGILGYAAEMERAAITKRTAEGRIVAQAAGVKFGRKRSWDQGLANTVHAMRAEGKGYGTIATALGITSSKVRRILEASPADEQAAQVRRLALEGLTVAAIARATGLSESTTRRLAKAGVAK, encoded by the coding sequence ATGGCACGAATCGGCCTAGCCCGATGCAGCACAGACCAACAAGACGCAGCCCGGCAAGTCCAGGCCCTGGAGGCTGCTGGCTGCAACCCAGTCCACATCGAACACGCCAGCGGCAAGACCCTGGAGCGCGAAGTCCTCCAGCAGGTGCTGGCCGACCTTCAGCCCGGCGACACCTTGGTTATCCATGAGCTGGATCGCCTCGGTAGATCAATGATCCAGATGCTCCAGTGCGTCGAGCACCTGATGGAGCGCGGCGTCCACCTCGTCACCCTGGACGGGAAGCTCAACACCGAGACCACCGACCCGTCGATCGTGAAGCTGATCGTCGGGATCCTTGGCTACGCGGCCGAAATGGAACGGGCTGCCATCACCAAGCGCACCGCCGAAGGCCGGATCGTTGCCCAGGCCGCCGGGGTCAAGTTCGGCCGCAAGCGGTCCTGGGACCAGGGCCTGGCCAACACCGTCCACGCCATGCGGGCCGAGGGGAAGGGCTACGGCACCATCGCAACCGCCCTGGGCATCACCTCCAGCAAGGTCCGCCGAATCCTGGAAGCCTCCCCCGCCGATGAGCAGGCCGCCCAGGTGCGTCGCCTTGCCCTGGAGGGCCTGACCGTTGCAGCCATTGCCAGGGCCACTGGCCTCAGTGAGTCAACAACCCGGCGGCTGGCTAAGGCGGGGGTGGCCAAATGA
- a CDS encoding restriction endonuclease subunit S gives MPVLLPPLNEQLGIASFLDRETAKIDALIAEQQRLIELLQEKRLAVISHAVTKGLNPNAPMKNSGVEWLGEVPEHWDVCRVKAVSVFTTSGPRGWSERVGDVGALFVQSGDLTDVMGVDFANCKRVQVGDDAEASRTKLLDGDLVVCITGAKTGNVAVCESVPESSYVNQHLCLIRPGEGVHPRFLAALLKSGCGQTYFSLAQYGLKQGLSLEDVREAPVALPPLDEQDRICQWLRGVSSRYLPLESESQRTISLLQERRSALISAAVTGQIDVRGQVPEAVAA, from the coding sequence ATGCCGGTCTTGCTGCCACCACTCAATGAACAGTTAGGGATAGCCAGCTTCCTCGACCGCGAAACCGCCAAGATTGACGCCCTTATCGCCGAGCAGCAACGCCTGATAGAGCTGCTTCAAGAGAAAAGACTGGCGGTCATCTCACATGCAGTTACCAAGGGGTTGAACCCGAATGCACCGATGAAGAACTCGGGAGTGGAGTGGTTGGGAGAGGTGCCGGAGCATTGGGATGTCTGTCGCGTTAAAGCAGTTTCAGTCTTCACCACGAGTGGCCCTAGGGGGTGGTCCGAACGAGTTGGCGACGTGGGTGCTTTGTTTGTGCAGAGTGGTGACTTGACCGACGTGATGGGCGTCGATTTCGCGAACTGCAAACGCGTCCAGGTTGGTGATGATGCAGAAGCATCGAGAACGAAATTGCTGGATGGAGACCTTGTTGTATGTATTACGGGAGCGAAAACAGGCAATGTCGCCGTGTGTGAGAGTGTGCCTGAGTCAAGTTATGTCAATCAGCATTTGTGCCTCATTCGCCCTGGTGAAGGAGTGCATCCCCGTTTTCTTGCTGCGCTCTTGAAAAGTGGCTGCGGACAGACTTATTTCTCCCTTGCGCAATACGGACTGAAGCAAGGTTTGAGTCTTGAAGACGTGCGAGAAGCTCCTGTCGCCCTTCCTCCACTAGACGAGCAAGATCGTATATGCCAATGGCTGAGAGGTGTGTCTAGTCGTTATTTGCCGCTGGAATCTGAATCGCAGCGCACTATTTCACTCCTCCAAGAACGCCGCTCCGCCCTGATCTCCGCCGCCGTCACCGGCCAGATCGATGTGCGTGGCCAAGTGCCCGAGGCCGTGGCGGCATGA
- a CDS encoding V-type ATP synthase subunit E family protein, protein MTITTAPTKAEELAALRELASRLGPDSYLGPWLLDCLGYLAAEITADIRPTSPAEMYRQASEWRINAEAASRLMRAEARQALDNANATADQVLAKAQAEAEEIRERLASAIRSAQREVWA, encoded by the coding sequence GTGACCATCACCACCGCACCAACCAAAGCCGAGGAGCTGGCCGCCCTGCGCGAACTGGCCAGCCGCCTGGGCCCGGATTCCTACCTGGGCCCATGGCTGCTCGACTGCCTGGGCTATCTGGCCGCTGAGATCACCGCCGACATCAGGCCCACCAGCCCGGCGGAGATGTACCGCCAGGCCAGCGAATGGCGAATCAATGCCGAAGCCGCCAGCCGCCTGATGCGAGCTGAAGCCCGGCAGGCCCTCGACAACGCCAACGCGACAGCGGATCAGGTGCTGGCCAAGGCCCAGGCCGAGGCGGAGGAGATCCGCGAACGCCTGGCCAGCGCCATCCGCTCAGCCCAGCGAGAGGTGTGGGCATGA
- a CDS encoding type I restriction endonuclease subunit R has protein sequence MNLHHEINFEAEVAEYLSTNGWLYADGDYTAYDRARALFPADLLAWIQESQPDALEVLQKNHGASATETLLNRLRAQLDQRGTLDVLRQGIELLGLKKPLQLAQFKPALALNPEILTRYSANRLRVVRQLRYSLHNENSIDLVLFLNGLPVATVELKTDFTQKIDDAVDQYRFDRNPRPKGQSPEPLLSFPSGALVHFAVSTREVRMTTKLLGPSTDFLPFNRGDEGGSGNPLDPVRGYRTGYLWEEVWERHSWLEIIGRYLVASRDKKKQIKEVVFPRYHQLDVTRKLQAAVLAEGEGRKYLVQHSAGSGKTKSIAWTAHFLAELHNAQANKVFDTVLVVSDRNVIDTQLQEALFDFQRTTGVVASITNADGSKSSKLAEALSGDKKIVVCTIQTFPFALAAVRELSATQGKRFAVIADEAHSSQSGEAAAKLKAVLSSEELAELNDGGEVSMDDVLAAQMAARAKDSGITFVAFTATPKAKTLELFGRRPNPDAPASDTNRPQPFHVYSMRQAIEEGFILDVLRNYTSYKLAFRLAHNGASYDEVQVEKSAALKKIMGWVKLHPYNIAQKVQVVVEHFREFIAPMLDGTAKAMVVVASRLEAVRWQLAIEKYIKEQGYAIGTLVAFSGSVTDKESGPDDFTETSASLNPGLKGRDIREAFNTEEYQVLLVANKFQTGFDQPLLCGMYVDRRLAGIQAVQTLSRLNRCHTGKSDTYVVDFVNEPEEILEAFKTYYETAELAGTTNPDLVFDLKAKLDAAGHYDDFEVERVVKVELDPDGKQSELAKALEPVADRLLKKFKSAQNALSVGKELEDATAIKEAEDELNALTLFKADMGAFLRLYTFLSQIFDYGNTAVEKRSIFYKRLLPLLEFGRERESVDLSKVVLTHYHLKNLGKRTLPPGEGEARKLQPMTEAGTGQVQDKQKALLDEIIAKVNDLFEGELTDGDKLAYVHVIKEKLLESELLQQQAVSNTKEQFGNSPDLASVQSNAVIDSLDAHTAMSTQILNQPDAQAGLMKVLLDYMGLYESLRERAATSRKP, from the coding sequence ATGAACCTCCACCACGAGATCAACTTCGAAGCCGAGGTCGCCGAATACCTTTCGACCAACGGCTGGCTTTATGCCGATGGCGATTACACCGCCTATGACCGTGCCCGTGCCCTCTTCCCCGCTGACTTGCTGGCCTGGATCCAGGAGAGCCAGCCCGATGCCTTGGAGGTGCTGCAGAAGAACCATGGCGCTAGTGCCACAGAAACCCTGCTGAACCGTTTGCGAGCTCAGCTCGACCAGCGCGGCACCCTCGACGTTCTCCGCCAGGGCATCGAGCTGCTCGGCCTCAAGAAGCCGCTCCAGCTAGCTCAATTCAAGCCAGCCCTGGCGCTCAACCCCGAGATCCTCACCCGCTACTCCGCCAACCGCCTGCGGGTCGTACGCCAGCTGCGTTACTCGCTCCACAACGAGAACAGCATCGACCTGGTGCTGTTCCTCAATGGCCTGCCAGTAGCCACTGTCGAACTCAAGACCGACTTCACCCAGAAGATCGACGACGCGGTGGACCAGTACCGCTTCGATCGCAACCCCAGGCCCAAGGGCCAAAGCCCGGAACCGTTGCTCTCATTTCCCAGCGGTGCCCTCGTCCACTTCGCGGTGAGCACCCGTGAGGTGCGCATGACCACCAAGCTCCTCGGCCCTTCGACGGACTTCCTCCCTTTCAACCGTGGCGATGAAGGTGGATCCGGCAACCCCCTCGACCCTGTACGCGGCTATCGCACTGGCTATCTCTGGGAGGAGGTGTGGGAGCGGCACTCCTGGCTTGAGATCATCGGCCGCTACCTCGTAGCCAGCCGCGACAAGAAGAAGCAGATCAAGGAGGTGGTCTTCCCCCGCTATCACCAGCTCGATGTCACCCGCAAGCTCCAGGCGGCCGTGCTCGCTGAGGGGGAGGGCCGCAAGTACCTGGTGCAGCACTCCGCCGGCTCCGGCAAAACCAAGTCGATCGCCTGGACGGCTCACTTCCTCGCCGAGCTGCACAACGCCCAGGCCAACAAGGTCTTCGACACGGTGTTGGTGGTGTCCGACCGCAATGTGATCGACACCCAGTTGCAGGAAGCCCTATTCGATTTCCAGCGAACCACCGGAGTGGTGGCCAGCATCACCAACGCTGACGGCAGCAAGAGCAGCAAACTCGCCGAGGCCCTCTCAGGCGACAAGAAGATCGTGGTCTGCACGATTCAGACCTTCCCCTTTGCGCTGGCGGCCGTGCGGGAGCTGTCGGCCACCCAAGGCAAGCGCTTTGCCGTGATTGCTGATGAGGCCCACAGCTCCCAGAGCGGTGAGGCTGCCGCCAAGCTCAAAGCCGTTCTCAGCTCCGAGGAATTAGCCGAGCTGAATGATGGCGGCGAGGTGAGCATGGATGACGTGCTGGCCGCTCAGATGGCGGCCAGAGCCAAGGACAGCGGCATCACCTTCGTGGCCTTCACCGCTACCCCAAAGGCCAAGACGCTGGAACTGTTCGGCCGGCGTCCCAACCCGGACGCCCCCGCCAGCGACACCAACAGGCCCCAACCGTTTCACGTCTACTCGATGCGCCAAGCGATCGAGGAAGGCTTCATCCTCGACGTGCTGCGCAATTACACCAGCTACAAGCTGGCCTTCCGCTTGGCCCATAACGGCGCCAGCTACGACGAGGTGCAGGTGGAGAAGAGTGCCGCACTCAAGAAGATCATGGGCTGGGTCAAGCTCCACCCGTACAACATCGCCCAGAAGGTTCAGGTCGTCGTCGAGCACTTCCGGGAGTTCATCGCCCCTATGCTTGATGGCACCGCAAAGGCGATGGTGGTGGTCGCCAGCCGGCTAGAGGCGGTGCGCTGGCAGCTTGCGATCGAGAAATACATCAAGGAGCAGGGCTATGCCATCGGGACACTTGTGGCCTTCTCCGGCTCGGTGACGGACAAGGAGAGTGGCCCCGACGACTTCACCGAAACCAGCGCTTCCCTCAACCCTGGCCTCAAGGGGCGGGACATCCGCGAAGCCTTCAACACCGAGGAGTACCAAGTCCTGTTGGTGGCCAACAAGTTCCAGACCGGCTTCGATCAGCCATTGCTCTGCGGGATGTACGTGGACCGGCGACTAGCTGGCATCCAGGCGGTGCAGACCCTCTCCCGTCTGAACCGTTGCCACACGGGCAAGAGCGACACGTACGTGGTGGATTTCGTCAACGAGCCCGAGGAGATCCTCGAAGCCTTCAAGACCTACTACGAGACCGCCGAGCTGGCAGGCACCACCAATCCCGACCTGGTGTTCGACCTCAAGGCCAAGCTCGACGCGGCCGGCCACTACGACGACTTCGAGGTGGAGCGGGTAGTCAAGGTGGAGCTGGACCCCGATGGCAAGCAGAGCGAACTGGCTAAGGCCCTTGAGCCAGTGGCTGACCGCCTGCTCAAGAAGTTCAAGAGTGCCCAGAACGCCCTCTCTGTTGGTAAGGAGCTGGAAGATGCCACCGCCATCAAGGAAGCAGAAGACGAGCTGAACGCCCTAACCCTGTTCAAGGCAGACATGGGCGCTTTCCTGCGGCTCTACACCTTCCTTTCCCAGATCTTTGACTACGGGAACACGGCGGTTGAGAAGCGCTCAATCTTCTACAAACGGCTCTTACCCCTGCTGGAGTTCGGCCGTGAACGTGAAAGCGTTGACCTCTCCAAGGTGGTGCTTACCCACTACCACCTGAAGAACCTCGGCAAACGTACCCTGCCGCCTGGTGAAGGTGAGGCTCGCAAACTCCAGCCAATGACCGAAGCAGGCACCGGCCAGGTGCAGGACAAGCAGAAGGCCCTGCTCGACGAGATCATCGCCAAAGTCAACGACTTGTTTGAGGGCGAGCTAACTGATGGCGATAAGCTGGCCTATGTACACGTGATCAAGGAGAAGCTGCTGGAGTCGGAACTCCTTCAGCAGCAGGCCGTCAGCAATACCAAGGAGCAGTTCGGCAACTCCCCCGACCTCGCCAGTGTGCAGTCCAATGCTGTGATCGATTCGCTCGATGCACACACCGCCATGAGCACCCAAATCCTGAATCAACCCGACGCCCAGGCCGGACTTATGAAGGTCTTGCTCGACTACATGGGGTTGTATGAGTCCTTGAGGGAGAGGGCCGCTACATCAAGAAAGCCCTGA